In Pyrus communis chromosome 15, drPyrComm1.1, whole genome shotgun sequence, the genomic stretch TCCATGTGCTCATCAATGCAAAACGGCACCGTCTCATgcataattttttacttttctttaattaattatttaaattatttaatttttttattaagtatttTGCCACGTGATATAAATATGACAGTCACATCAGCACAAATAGAAATCTCATATTTGTCACATGATTACTCAACGGTtaacttaacaaattttttaacgattgtatgaaattgaaaaaaaataataatactaaacgtatgagattgaaatgttttaaaaatattgtatgaaattgtaattgCACCGAAATCTGAggaggtaaaatgtaatttacccaaattcttttctttgattttctccAACGCATTAAGTTGGATAAATTGTCGCTGATTGCGATGAGTAATGCTAAAGtaccacatttttcatactattttttttcttttgaggaAAGGGACAATTGATGGTAAACTACAATTATTCATCTTTTTCGAACTCAAGAAGGTTATAAGAAGTTTTCTTTTGCCTGTGACCATAATCAAATAAACTCACCAactcaaagtattgaatttgaaacttccgacatttttttattttttagagagCCGCAGTCCGTGATATTATCAGTGGACTATATCTTTAGAGAGATGTACAAATTTAATATGGAAAGTATTAGAGTAGCAATTTTGAATTGGAATGGTCACACTGCTACGATATTTTAGCAAAGGACAAAGTGTTGACTTTGTCGATCAATGTGTTATAACATAAGTTGAACAAGCTCCTGTACAACTTAATTTAACTTTTCCATCGAGAACGGCGACGTTTCAAAAATCAAAGCACGATCTATCGCAAAAACAAGGAAGCTTTTCTTCTCTGCAGTTTACTACATAATATATGATATAACCAGCACAGAATACAGGAGGCCTAAATGTTGGGCTTTCTATCTTGTGCACCTTCCCACGATTCTCCCTGCGAGCTTCCACCGCCCGCTCCTCCACTTCCGTACGGAGCTGCAACATTGAAGGCACCGCTGCTGCTTCCAAAGGAATTCAGGAAAGCAGAAAATCCGCCTGTGGAAGCGCCACCGCCATCACCACTACCGATGCTCAGCCCAAGAAGGTCACGAGTCATGGGCTGGCCCCCGAACGACGAAGGTGGACCCATCATTAGATCATTCAATTGGGTAGCATTTGCAGTTGAGAGAAGTTGAAGCCCTAACTCGGCTCCCACGTGAGCACCACCACCACTCTCTGGCTTCTTGTTCCACTGCAATGTGGTGCTACTTTCTTGAGACGCGGATGAGGTCGTGGACAACCCGAACCCACGAAGCAGTGAGGCGTTTGATGCTGCAGCACCCATTTGGGCTGCCTTTTGGAGCAATGCCGTGGCGGACATGGCTGCGGGCTGAGCGTAGTCACGGTGGTCTTGTTGATCGGGTGTTGGAAAGAGTGAGAAGCCACTGCTGGAGAGGTAAAGGGAGGTAGAGAGTGAGAGTGATGTGGGTTCATTAATGGCGGAGGTTGTAGTGGAGCCATCCAGGCGGCCCAATGTGGATACTTGATTGGTGAATGAGGACGGTGACGATGCTTGGGGTGGCTGTGTCATCAACGCTGAAGCGGAGGAAGGTGCAAATACACTGGCGAATACACTACTACCATTGTTGCAATTTCCAGTCGAGGTGGTGGCAATGGAGGTGGTGCTGATTGCCGTGGTAGTTAAGCATGTCGTGGCTGGCGCCGGAGGGGACAGGCCAATTGGGTTTTCTGGCAATTCTGTAACCACCATAAAACAATCAAGCAATCATGATCATCAAAACTTAAAAAGCAGAATGCAACAAAGTGGTGCAGTCATGAATAAACCATGTAGGAAATGTGTTTGAAAATTCTACCCAAGTCCCTCATTggaaacaacttaaaaaatctTTGAGATCTTTGTGCTTTATGTGcaaaaggagaaaggagagaagcAATCATGGCGTCCTTTCCCCTCAaactttttcttctattttttagttttttttgtttttcaacccTAATACTCCTCGATCCCTGAGCTCCCATATCAATCGTGCATCCATCCATTTTTCCTGTCGCCGTGGGACAactccactctctctct encodes the following:
- the LOC137717394 gene encoding zinc finger protein GAI-ASSOCIATED FACTOR 1-like gives rise to the protein MGELDNSSSPLPKVSTASGGEASLTSSAREAMTRSEPPQKKKRNLPGMPDPEADVIALSPTTLLATNRFVCEICSKGFQRDQNLQLHRRGHNLPWKLKQRTSKEVRKRVYVCPETSCVHHNPTRALGDLTGIKKHFCRKHGEKKWQCERCSKKYAVQSDWKAHMKTCGTREYKCDCGTLFSRRDSFITHRAFCDALAEESAKAQTLMVGSDGSTNPSSNPTPSAKSAVVASPPPPPHTPSNTVVSPALSIQSSELPENPIGLSPPAPATTCLTTTAISTTSIATTSTGNCNNGSSVFASVFAPSSASALMTQPPQASSPSSFTNQVSTLGRLDGSTTTSAINEPTSLSLSTSLYLSSSGFSLFPTPDQQDHRDYAQPAAMSATALLQKAAQMGAAASNASLLRGFGLSTTSSASQESSTTLQWNKKPESGGGAHVGAELGLQLLSTANATQLNDLMMGPPSSFGGQPMTRDLLGLSIGSGDGGGASTGGFSAFLNSFGSSSGAFNVAAPYGSGGAGGGSSQGESWEGAQDRKPNI